The sequence CCCAATGCCAAGGCCTCGTTCAAAACCGCTTCTGCGGCCGCGAGATACTTTTCCACATGGGTCGGCGAGAGGGTCAGCACCGAACCGATCCGTTCGAAGCCTTGCCAATCGGGGTCCGCGGGCAAGCCGGCGGGATCGGTCGCGTCGTACGTCACGCCCAGCAGATCGCGAATCGTGTTGCGATATTCCTCGCGCGACAGCCGATGAAACGCGACTTTTTCCCGCGACGCAGCCACTCGCGCGGCATCGGCTTCCGTCAGTTGCTGGGCAATCCATTCCGCGATCCGCACGACATCTTCCGGCTTCGGACGCGGCTCTTTTTTCGGCGGCATCTCGCCGGCATTGAGCCGATCCATGATGTCGGACCAATGCCCGGCGACGCGGGAATTGCCAAAATCGGTCTGCAATACATCCAGCCGCAGATCGCCCGCCTGCTTCTTCTCGCCGTGACATTTGACGCAATGCTGCTTTAGAAACGGCTGCACCCGCGCGGAAAATTCGCCCGATTCGCTCGCTTGGCAATCGGCGCCGGAAAGGCAAATCAGTGCCGTCCAGCTCACGCACAAAACAAGACAGCGAATAATCCTGCGATTCAAAGTCATGCCAACAAGTTCCGGCCAAGCGGAGCACGACGGATGCATGCGCGATCCAACGGTCGGTTCAGGAAGTTTTTCGAGCAGGACGCCCGTCAAGGCAGGGCTGGTCAGCCTCGAGCGCTCGCTCGTGGCGACCAGATGGGCGACGTCTATAATTTGTCAGGTAGGTTTGCGCTTCGGCTTGAAATCCAACCGCGGGATCGCCGCAAGGATTTATGTCTGGACGAGAACCGGAGCTCTCGCCACACCGGCATTTTTCATACGGGCCGGATCCGGAAACGATGCAGTTGGCCCCGGCCGCGATTATAGCATCGAGTTTTCAACCGGGTCTATGTGCATGGGAAGCGTTTGCATTATTGGCGGTCGGCTCCGGATCGGGCAGTTATTCTGGAGAGCGGCCAGCCGGGCCTTTGAACGGCAGCTTGCCGCGTGCGTTCACGCCTTGGTTCCGGAATGGAATGACGCGGCGGAAACCAAGCGGCCCGGTTACTAGCAGCGTGGAGATGGGTGTCGAGCTCCCGTGCCCGTTGCGATTTTTGAAACCGGACGCTTCGGCCTGTACTTATGCGTCTGCCAAGCGCCGACTCCCGCCGCGATCGCACAAATGCAAACGCCGATCGCGTTTGATCGAAATGGATCGTCGTTCGCTTCGGGAAATACGAACGTCACCGCCACTCCCAAAATGGTTCCCAGAACAAGGGAAGTTGCAATTCCGATCGCGATTGCTTGGAGCCACGTCTGGAGCCGATTTTCACTTGACGACATAGGCACACCGTTGACACTAAGGCTCGGCCGAAAAATAACTTCTCCACAGACCGGCGCGAAAGGCGAACACGCGGTGCGCGAACCGAAATTGAGAACGGTGCGGCGCGAGAGCGGCATGCGCTGCCTTTCCAATTCGGAAATCGTTCGCGGGTCGGAGCGATCGGCATCCGGCGACTCCCCCGTGTGGATCGTCCATTCGCGGGCCAGCACTGCTGGACGGGCCTGGACAAGCCAGCAGTCGCCGCCGCGCGAATCTCAATGCGCGTGGCCTTGGAGCGTGCGGGCGCGGGCCATGGCGTCTTCGGCTTCCGGAATTTTTCCGGCGCGCTGCAACGTGACGCTCAAGGCGGTGAAGCTGAAGGCGTCGTTCGGCTCGATCTGGCAAACACGCTGCGCATGGGCGATCGCTTCATCGTGCCGCTTGAGCTTCGTGAAGAGCACCGCCAGCGCCGAATGGGCCAGCGCATACTCGGGGGCTTGTCGCAGCAGTTCTTCGAGCTTGGCCACAGCTTCGTCGAGTTTTCCTTCGTCCTTCATGCTGATAGCGGCGTCGTACATTTCCTCATGGGTGGGCATCGGTCGAAGCTCTCCAA is a genomic window of Pirellulales bacterium containing:
- a CDS encoding tetratricopeptide repeat protein → MPTHEEMYDAAISMKDEGKLDEAVAKLEELLRQAPEYALAHSALAVLFTKLKRHDEAIAHAQRVCQIEPNDAFSFTALSVTLQRAGKIPEAEDAMARARTLQGHAH